TGTGACGCTCTGAAGGCGTGACGTAATTTAGCTTACTGTGCTTGTGCTCGGTGTTGTACCAGAGTACGAAGGCTTCAACCCAACTTCGGCTACTATCGAGACTTTCAAAGCCCTTTGTTGGCCAGTTTGGCATGTACTTAACTGTACGGAACAATGACTCGACATAAGGGTTATCATCACTGACTCTTGGGCGACTATATGACGAGGTAATACCTAACTCTTCCATTTTAGCTTTGAACGTCAACGACTTCATTGGCGCACCATTATCCGAGTGAAGAACCAGCGCTTGATTAAAGCACTGCTCTCGCATCAACGTCCTTTGCAGAAGTTGTGACGCCAGCTCACCGCATTCATGCTCATACACTTCATAACCAACAATTTTTCGACTGTAGATGTCCTCAATGACATACAGGTAATAATGTTGACCTCGAACCTTTGAGGGTAAGTAAGTGATATCCCAAGTATAGACTTGGTTCGAGTCCGTCGCTGTGTAACTGGTTGGCTTCGCTTGCTTCTGTCTGCTCCGCTGACGACCTCGCTTGTGAAGTTGCCCCTGCGTACTCAACACTCGGTAGTAGCTCGACTCAGAGGCGATGTACTCACCTCTATCAAGCAATGTCGGGACGATTTGAGTTGGAGGCAAGCTTGCGAACTCTGAGCGGTTACACACCTCGATTATCGCATCACGCTCTTCCTGCGACAGCTTATTAGCAGGCTCAGGCCTGAGGCATATTGGCCTTTTGTCAGCTTGTACTTCTCCTTGCTGATACCAGCGACGATATGTTCTCAAGTCGATTTGAACTTCATGGCAAGCTGGCTCTAAACGACATCCACATTGCTTCGCTTCAAGGATAAGAGTCACTATGGTCTGCCTTTCATCGGTTGAGGTTAGTCGTCCTCTGGCTCTTCCCCGTAAAAGGCTCTCAGCTTTTTTCTTAGTACCAAGAGGGCGGCCGTTTCAGCGAGTGCTTTTTCTTTGAGTCGTAAATCTTTCTTCAACTCTTTGATTTCAAGTTTGTCAGCTTTAGCCTGCTTCTTTGCTTCAGCTTCGTGCTCTTTACTCGACTTAAACCCTTGCATACATTCGCTGCGCCAGCTTTGGATTTGTTCTGGGAAAAGGCCTTTTTCACGACAATATTGGCTGAGTTCACTTTCTGTCATTGAGTAGGTTTCAGCGACAATGGCTAGTTTAGTTTGAGCAGACCACTGCTCTGATGAAGTGTTACTATTTGGCACGGCGGCTCCTGAACGTCTGAGTTGCTGGCGCCAATGA
The Vibrio cyclitrophicus DNA segment above includes these coding regions:
- a CDS encoding IS3 family transposase (programmed frameshift), with protein sequence MSRISIERKEAILKKLLPPYSMSVKEVSEEEGISTATLYHWRQQLRRSGAAVPNSNTSSEQWSAQTKLAIVAETYSMTESELSQYCREKGLFPEQIQSWRSECMQGFKSSKEHEAEAKKQAKADKLEIKELKKDLRLKEKALAETAALLVLKKKAESLLRGRARGRLTSTDERQTIVTLILEAKQCGCRLEPACHEVQIDLRTYRRWYQQGEVQADKRPICLRPEPANKLSQEERDAIIEVCNRSEFASLPPTQIVPTLLDRGEYIASESSYYRVLSTQGQLHKRGRQRSRQKQAKPTSYTATDSNQVYTWDITYLPSKVRGQHYYLYVIEDIYSRKIVGYEVYEHECGELASQLLQRTLMREQCFNQALVLHSDNGAPMKSLTFKAKMEELGITSSYSRPRVSDDNPYVESLFRTVKYMPNWPTKGFESLDSSRSWVEAFVLWYNTEHKHSKLNYVTPSERHNGKDKEILKRRVEVLFAAKQRKPERWSGDIRNCAPVGDVHLNPEREAA